aggttgattttgaaaactggcaacaaaaaactggaaactacttttcgtggttttcatattttggtttttaaaaCAGAAAACTGGAAACAAAGAACGATACCAAACAGGCGTGTAGGATTACGTTAATGGAAAGTGTATGATTACGTTATCCTCAACATTATTGCTTAAATGGAAAGTGTTACATTGATTACCTAAAGCCTTATGTTGCTTATAGGACTTGCAGTTTCACTGTGTATatgtttgaagtttgaactgtCACTGCATATTAAATAATGAAATAATATCATCTTGAAAAGCCAAATCCGTAGTTTGATTGTTGTAGAATGGCGCCGGATGTTTgatgtcttttgaagttttgactTTTGAACCCCTTCGTGAAACTTAATAAGATGTCAACTTTGGCATCTTGGGGATATGATTAGATTATATGCTTATACAGTTTGcgatttgttttgttttttttactaCTGTTTTCTTTGAGGTTCTCGATATATGGCTATGGAGTTGGGGCTCGAGTGGTGAAGTGGATGAGAGTTATATGATATCTTTGTTTAGGCCTTCTACTTGTTTCAGGAGCCTGTAGATGTTGTAGTTTAGATTAGTGGAGATGACTCCAGTATGCTTCAAAAGCCAGAATTTAACTTGCCTCTGAAACGTAAGATCAAAAAAATGAAATCGTTTATATGTTGAGTGCGTTTTCATaaagtaatcacctatcaaaattGAACTTAGAGTAAGAGAAAGATGAGAAAACACCCGTGTACAAAAACTTGGACCTGATCAAATTGCGGGACGGGCCGGGTTCAGGCCGGGCCATACCTTGAAATTTCTATCCGTTAGGTTGGGGCGGGTTCAGGCCGGGCCATACCTTGAAAATTATGCCCGTTAGGTCGGCCGGGCCAACTTCGGATCGGATTATCTGCCCCAAGCCCGCTATTTCAGGCCAAAAtacgggccaaatttataactaaaatggCAATTTCGAGTTGCCCAAAACCCCTAAAAAACGGGTCTAAAAAAATCTGCCCAACCCACTATTTTTGGTCGGGCCGGGCTCATGATGATCAGGTCTACAAAAACTATATATGAAAGGCAACATATTTGATCTTTCTCATTTTGGAAAATTCTTTTAAAACCAACTGAACTTCCTAATCATGTGTCAACTAATGATGGATTCATTGCAGGTTGCTGAAGTAATTGTGTTTAACTCATGTATCAAAGCGTGTTTAGACTACCTAGAAGCGGCCCCTTGGGTcggggaggaagaagaagagaaagtgGTTTCTTCAGTTCTTAGACTTCAGACTAGTGAGGGCGGAGTTGGCGTTGGTGTAAATCCAGTCCTGAAACGAATCTCTTCTAACGTCTCAACAAGACCTCCAAAAGACACACTATCTCACATAATGGAACTCGTTCTTAAAAGTAACGAAGACCGAGGTCGACGTGAAATGAAATCAATCGTTCTTAAACTTCTTAgggaaaacaacaacaaaagctcGGATTCTGATAGTGATCCTGATATCTGTTACCAAACAATCTATTCTTCATGCAGAAGCTGCATGGATTCATTGATAACCCATTTTAAACGGGCCACCGAGCCCGAATTTGATGGCGGGCGGGCTATGGACTGCCATGACCCAATCGCCAAGCAAATTGCACTTGATGCAGATAACCTTGCATGGTTGCTGGAGATTTTGGCGGAAAGACAGGTGGCAGACGAGTTTGCAATCATGTGGGTCCGCCAACAGGAGTTGGCGGGCTTACACCATAAACTTCCTGCTATGATTCGGTATCACGTTAGCTGCATTACAGCGAGATTGTTTGTCGGGATTGGTAGGGGCGAACTGCTTCCGTCGAAGGACACACGTCATATGTTACTGAAAACGTGGCTCGAGCCGTTGACCAATGACTACAGTTGGCTGAACCACGGGTGCAGGACGTTCGACCGGAAGGTGGTCGAGGAAGGGATTGGGAGGACTATCTTGACTTTGCCCCTAGAGGAACAGCAGAGTATTCTGCTGTCTTGGTTGAGCAATTTTCTAAAAAGTGGGGATAATTGCCCGAATCTTCAGAGGGCATTCGAGGTTTGGTGGCGGAGGACCTTCATTAGGCCATATGCTGAAAGTCGGGCCGGGTCGGGCTTTAGCACAAACTCATGTCTAAACCCATGAAATTGGTGCGGGCTTTTCGGGCCAAATGGATTTTTTTGGACTTTGGTCTAAAATGTGTATTTGAGGCTCCTCAAACCCCGTCCTTTaacgggccgggccgggccatAGTTGATCAGGTCTAATATTTAGGCCATATGCTGAGCCACGACTAAATCGAGACTAGTCGGATAACTCGATGATGACTTCATAGGGTGTAGAGTAGAATAATTCATGCAGGTATTGTACAAGGCTTATTGTGTTTTTGGTTTCAAGAGTGGTTTCTTAACTTGATAAATGGAGTGGTATTGTGTTGTAAATCTGCTTAATTAGAATGCTTGTGTCTGTAACTTCTTGTAAGCCTGTATTTCTGGATTAAGCATTTTGGTTCTTCAAGTATTACTAAGACGAAGAATCAAAGAACGGAAATTCGTGTTGTTGTACAGGAGGAACTTGCtgtaaacataaagtaaatTGGGTTTTTTTGAAACATAGTAATGTAATGTAACAGTTTCTATTCTCTCTGTGGTGTATTTGAAGCTTTTTTAAGCTCATGTGTTTCTGCTAGAGTTGCCCTCGAGTTTTCTGGGTTTTATCCTTGGAGCACTTCTGTTTAGACCTGAGCCCGGCCTAAAAattagcgggttttgggcagaaCTTTTAGGCccagatttaaaaaaaattcaacggGGTTTGGGCAAcgtaaaacaacaattttagttatacATTTGGCCGACTCGAAATGACCAGGGAAGCCAGCTACTTTTGGGCCCACAAAGCTTGGCCCGACCCGGCATAATGGGCTGATTTTAGGTCGTGATCCGGCCCGTCTTTTGTTCAGGTCTACTTCTGCTGCTTGAGCTTTGCTTGTTGGTATTTGAGTGCTTTTTTATCTGTTTGTTTGCACTAAAAGTAAACTGGTGCTTTTTATCTTTTAATCAGAAACTTAATGAAATCGGATTTGTCGATCTCAAACTGGTGCTATGTTCTACAGTTATGCCAAAATCATACGAAGTAGGAAACTATGCTTCTACCAAAATTATAGGAAACTATGGAAACTTAAAGGGTTTGTTTCGGTACCAGAATCGCAGGTTACTAACAGGTTTCGGTTCTGATTCATCGTAGTATTGGGGTGGACACAAACAAAACTGCTCATGAACAGTTTGGAATCGGCTTAGTTAAAGTCAAGTTCGAGTTCGGTTCGTTTATGAATGAGCCGAGCTTGAGCTCGAAAATATAGTTCGATTAATTAACGAGCCGAACTCAAACTCTACAGAGCTCAGCTCGAAAGCTCGCGAACTTTGTCGAttactttttccaaaaaaataataattttataatcAATTGACTTTCACATCAACGAGAGAAAAAATGAAATCattatattttccaatacgtactcaACTATCATTATATCTCTTTTTTAACTTCGTTTCTTTACATTTTTACTCTTGCATCATGGAACCAAGATTACCAATTCCAACACATAGTATCAATTACATACATCCCTAATtatataattagttataatggACTGCATTGAATTAGACCTGATAGTGAAATGTGAATCCATCAATCGAGCCGAACACGAGCTCAAAATAGAAGTTTGAACCGAGCTCAAATCCGAACTCGAGCCTGGTATACATAGTTAGACGAGCTGAACTTTGTTAATATTCGGTTTGGATCGGCTCGTGGCCACCTTATATTCGAACCCTAACATTTTACTCACCCCTAATTTTAACCATTAGGCCAAAACCTCAATGATACTCCTTATTTGCCGAATGTAAAAGTAAAAGTAAAGCAGTTAAAAATAAGACAGGCATAGTAGTTGGATGGTTATAGTAATTTGGGATAGTGCAAATGTTGGGCTATAGCTAAGTGGTTTGCATTACGTTGGGCCCAAGTAGTTTCAAATAATTGGATTGAGATTTAGGCCCAATCCATCCCAAAAGAATTGGATTGAAATTTAGaaggaaataaaataattcaagTTCAATCTGGACTCAATTTCACATCCAAATTCTATATTTGAAACTTGAATCCAAAGTTAGTGCATGCATTTCCCTTTTCTTAACTAACTCCATCAGTCCCTTTTATGCTTTATATTTGGTATCTTACATGTGGTTTAACAAATAATTAACGTGgatgtaattttttattttgttttatttaaacaatacatattatacggagtatttattaatgatattttcacttttatcaaaattttgacattgaaaaaatgagaaatatttaatttttcaatgacaaattatgagagatttaatggttaaaatgactcaatgaatttaattggttaaaataacaCTTGACACGATTCTTGACAACATATTAGAGACTTTTATGCtacaatataaaataaaatattccaAATGTACAAATTAAAATGGACACCTAGAATCGAATACGTGAAAAATAAAAAGGTACGGAGAAAGTAGTGTGCAGTAGTTTCAGACCGAACTTGTATAAAAAACGCGATTTATTTATCTTATTAGTGAATTCAAGAGGAAATTTTAGAGACCAATTGTGTTAGGATCGATCCCTTATTAAAACCGCAAGCACTATTAGAAGTATTCCAATTAAAACCGCAAACATTATTAACTGTTCTACTCCGtatgttggatttttttttttaaaagacgAGCATTGTAGTTGAAACTACGTGGACATTACTACGAGAATTTGTTTATAAACTAACGTAAATGAggaacttatttttattttagccATATCTAGAGAAGTTGTTCTATGCGACTATGAGAGGACACTTGAGGATAAAAACACTCTGTACAATATAATCAGCTGTACAATAAAAATTATCGAATAAACCGCAAACATTACTAAAGGTTCTACTCCGTATGTtggattttttatatttttttttttggttttaaaaGGCGAGCATTGTAGTTGTAACTGCGTGGACAGTACTGCGAGAATTTGTTTATAAACTAACGTAAATGAGGAACTTATTTTGATTTTACCCATATCTAGGGAAGTAGTTCTATGTGACTATGAGATAATTCTAGTCTAGAATAACATATACCGTAAAGTTCGGGGCTGTTGTCCCTGGACCCCGACTCGCTGATCGGGCAGCAAGATTCTCGTGatggggcgttgcagtaagggggTTGACCGATTCAAGACATTATCTAACAAGGATAAAAACACTTTGTAAAATATAACCAGTTGTACAATAAAAATTGCCCAATAGAATTAACTACATCATGAATGTAATTTTGTGGAAAAGGaacaacaattaattaattaactagtgtgtggcccgggcgatgccccgatcgCTACACtaaatag
This genomic stretch from Spinacia oleracea cultivar Varoflay chromosome 3, BTI_SOV_V1, whole genome shotgun sequence harbors:
- the LOC110787500 gene encoding BTB/POZ domain-containing protein At3g50780; this translates as MSEVKVNRKIRNVPIAVTPEGFWCCPSPVVFQKNLKTQTPLNKTKPPHPPSSPPPPPQPQPPPPPPQPPSRGGSVQRKHPHPHSHESLDDQKSVNNGTNNVASAIGVERTPSRNNNKGDNLPKKVSIEFGESGTSDMKVVLYGKHGFSVKLNVHKDVLVENSSFFAQRLAEQESDVASLQILDCEDVEVYVETVGLMYSKDMKQRLLKQSVQRVLRILKVAEVIVFNSCIKACLDYLEAAPWVGEEEEEKVVSSVLRLQTSEGGVGVGVNPVLKRISSNVSTRPPKDTLSHIMELVLKSNEDRGRREMKSIVLKLLRENNNKSSDSDSDPDICYQTIYSSCRSCMDSLITHFKRATEPEFDGGRAMDCHDPIAKQIALDADNLAWLLEILAERQVADEFAIMWVRQQELAGLHHKLPAMIRYHVSCITARLFVGIGRGELLPSKDTRHMLLKTWLEPLTNDYSWLNHGCRTFDRKVVEEGIGRTILTLPLEEQQSILLSWLSNFLKSGDNCPNLQRAFEVWWRRTFIRPYAESRAGSGFSTNSCLNP